In Pangasianodon hypophthalmus isolate fPanHyp1 chromosome 5, fPanHyp1.pri, whole genome shotgun sequence, the DNA window ACTATCTTTAAATCTTTACTATCTGAAAAAAAGTCAaagaatataagaatatatttcTTGTTACAACTTTTGTAAAGAATAGAGAGAGACCATCAAGAACGAGATTGTTGCGTCTTTTacacaacaaacagaaaagtGAAAACTGCCActcacactcagaggaaagcgctatccgccctcttacgcatacatgagctcacagacgcacGTGATTGGCTAgcgtcgctgtgattgacaggggagacagagtaagcccctcccacccagagaacacgGGCAGTTTTTGCAGTCCGCACTTAATAATTAGTTTATAAGAGAATAAACTACATTCTTCAATGAACGACGACAAGCAGTGATGTTCCTCTAATCACGTGATCTCAGAGGTCCAGTGATGACGTGTCGATAACGTGTATTCATTTATAATCTCTCGTCTCCAGATTGCACGTACGTGAAGTCAGACTACGCCTCCACCTACTACGGGGGTCGGTGCTTCTGCTACACCAGTCCCGCAATCAGATGGAAAGACTACTGGTCCACTTTCCAGGTACGTCCTGTACACTTCAACCCACCAgctatgctaatgctaatgctaacgctaatgctaatgctcaAGCTAacgtgtatatgtatatgagtCTGCAGGAGGAAGAGATCTGCTGCACCGTGATTTAATTTCACTTCCTGTATGAGTCTTTGATCATACCAGAGCCGAGCGTCTGGCTTTCTCACAACGCAGTTATCAGTCACGGTATCGCTGCTGAACCTGAAACCGAATATCTTTAGAGTTtttcactgatgatgtcatcacgTGCTCCCTGCAAGGTTAGCAAGATAAACCGAGAAAGGGTTCAGCTAGCAAGAATATCTCCAAACAGTGGCAAAATAcctgatggttaaaaaaaaaaaaaaggagtctgatacagtattaataaagaaataaaccactGCGGGGtaaaagggggcgtggcctgagTAAAATCCGTAATAAAATCAGTGTAACCCAAGTTTCGTTGCTTATAACTTAGTCGTAGGTGAAGGATGGTACGATACAATAGAGATATCGTCACGTATTAGCGCTTTTATACCGATATAATTTCTGTATCTTGTATCTGATTGGATGATAAATTGCATTTCTGGCACCAATCATTTAATCGACACTTTAAATACGTAAATTTTGTTATGAATATTCAATAACGTGATTCCGCCGATTTAGTTTCTGCGCTTTGTAACCAAATATCGCGATGCCACGGCGATGTCGagtcctggattctgattggtcggaaggatCACGGGTTTATATCGTTCTTCCGTTCTacgttgtcgtttctatagcaacggcgCATATTTGTACGACACCTAATCGATGATACAGAGacgtgagatgtttatttaacttttatggaaggagtctccagtcccAGCGCTTCGTCACAGTCAGAGGACTTTAGCGTGTTTCTCagacgttaaatgtaactataaatggatacaaagtaCAAGCTGTTGTTTGTTAAATTTAAGTTAATTAATCGCTGGCAAGAGGgaagtgctgttacaggaactgattattttcctgtaacagcacaacgcGGAGTGGTTCATTCCCGTATCAGGATACGTATCCGTATCTGATCTCCTCGCCCCGCAGGTCCACGTGTCGAGCCAGGAGGACGTCGTGATCGTGTATCCGATGGAAACCAGAACCTGCCACGACGTCGAGAACCTTCTGAAGCTCGCGACGTGTCTGATGGAACACTACTGGCCCTCGAGCGTTCAGAAGGAGAAGACCGCGGACGTCCCGCTCATCGAGGAGGAGGTGTACTTCATGGTCAGATCTCCCAGAGCCAGCGCCGAGTACACACTCCACGTCTCCAAACACAGTGAGCACGACTCTGACCTCTCGTACAGACATACTGTTTAGTTTTTATCCTTTTTCATGTGCTTCCctgttctgtttctttctttctttctttctttcagtacACGTTTTTGCAGCTCAGATCCATCAAGAGAAGCCGCTtttgtaaggaattaaacactccttgttgtgctgctataggaaaataatcaacgccagggtggtgtgatgaagcggagtcaccgTCACTAtaccaaagctgattattttcctataacagcacatcatggagtgttttattcctcttatacgacagcaaattatcaacagtatatgacaaattttaatttattaatttaatttttttaatagcattAAACAAGAGAGAGTTTTTCtttctggtaaaaaaaaaacaaacaaaaaaacattaacctgttaattaaatttaacattattttaatcaaaCTGTTTCCCTTAAATTAAACTGtcaattaaacatttcattttttaaaatgtaagcttttaaattaagattttatttaaaaaaaaatttaattaaattttttaattagatttccttatttgtacaaataaaccatggaagatatgtagatgatgaaaaaaaaaataatgcattaagcCGTGAGAAAACTCGtgtggaaaactgacttccggttCGGAATGCCTGTTCGCGTTTTGGACGCGCCTCCCGTCAGCCATTTTATAGTCACTCTACTCTACAGGTCACCGTGGATACGGGGGCGGAGTTTCGTGAATATGGGCAGGACTCAGTCAAATGTCAAACCTGCTTAACCATTAGACAacatatctttaaaaataaataaataaataaaaagaatataataaaataaaatctattagaCTATATGTAAGAGAGTTTAGCAGCCTTTAgaggaatgaaatgtagaatatgaatatgcgAAAttgaatatgttttaaaaaaaaaaaacagatatacagagctgtagtgtgtAAGAGTTTttatgtagtgtgcaaaaaaagtgtgtgtgtgaacgatTACACGTTTATAAATCTTCTTATTAAGAACGAGCGCATGAATGTAAACCTGCGTGACTGTCAGAACTGCCAttacagtaaattaatcaacgccggaacatccgaccaatcagaatccagaatttaacagcaGTGTGTCGTAGAAAGAAATCTTTACGTTCAGTGTTATATTAAACTcttcgaccaatcagaatccagaattcgacAGCACTGTGCTATAAAAAGAAATCTTCACGTACAGCGTTATATTAAACtcctcgaccaatcagaatccagaattcgacAGCACTGTGCTATAAAAAGAAATCTTCACGTACAGCGTTATATTAAACTcttcgaccaatcagaatccagaattcaacagcactgtgttctAGAAAGAAATCTTCATGTTCAGTGTTATATTAAACtcctcgaccaatcagaatccagaattcgacAGCACTGTGCTGTAGAAAGAAATCTTCATGTTCAGCGTTATATTAAACTcttcgaccaatcagaatccagaattcaacagcactgtgtcgTAAAAAGAAATTTTCACATTCAGCGTTATATTAAACtcctcgaccaatcagaatccagaattcaacagcactgtgctgtAGAAAGAAATCTTCATGTTCAGTGTTATATTAAACtcctcgaccaatcagaatccagaattcaacagcactgtgctgtAGAAAGAAATCTTCATGTTCAGTGTTATATTAAACtcctcgaccaatcagaatccagaattcaagcTGTTGAGCTGTTGAGGTGTTTATTACCGACGCTCTGATGGAGTTTATACGTGTGTATTTTACATTGCAGGGTTTAACAGGATGCGATTCTTCCTCTTCGTCTCCGGACTCACGCTCTTCTTCTTTGCCGGAGCCATATGCAGGTAAACAGCAGGTGTTTTTACTTCTCCACATTCTACTGTGTCAGGACACGTCTGTGATTTTCAGTACGTTTACTCTGAGAAGCAGAAATGTCGTATTTCTCTCCTgctgctctctccctctctctgtctttctctccctctctctgtctttctctccctctctctgactgtctctacctctctctgactgtctctccctctctctgactgtctctacctctctttttctctgtctctctgtgtctctctctgtctctctctctctgtgtctctctctgtctctctctctgtctctgtctctctctctctctctctctctctgtctctctgtctctctctctttctctgtctctctgtctctctctctctctgtgtctctgtgtgtctctgtctctctctctttctctgtgtctctctctttctctctgtctctgtctctctctctctctctctgtgtgtctctctctctctctctgtctctctgtctctctctctttctctgtctctctctctttctctctgtctctctctttctctgtctctctttctctgtgtctctctctttctctctgtctctctgtctctctctctctgtctctctctgtctctctctctttctctctgtctctctctctgtctctgtgtctctctctgtctctctctctctgtgtctctgtctctgtgtctctctctctctctctctctctctttctctctgtctctctgtgtctctctttctctctctgtctctgcctctctctctctctctcttttgggagaggctgatgagggaatgaccgattatagctgctataacgtaagtgagaattTGTTTCGCAGATGTTAAACGTAACTGTAAGCAGCTAAAAAGTACaacgtgtcttttttttttttttactgaataaaaatgtaattgttgacaattCGCTGTGCTGTatgaggaataaagcacttcagggcAGTAACTATGACTCTGCGtcatcacaccacatcatcgctgattattttcctataacagcacaccctggagtgttttattttttacatcaatAGTAATGAGTGTATTTAGATGTGCGTAGAACGGATGATGTGTGCACTGTGGAATGTCGGACATCATGGAAATAGCTCTGGCTGCATAGTTGTAGCaattaagagtgtgtgtgtgtgtgtgtgagtgagagagagagagagagagagagagagagagaagtttagTATGagcagtatgtacagtatatcattcTATACTCGTCTGATGCTGGTGCGTAATTTTCGGGAAATACCAACACGCTGAAATAGGGGAGTCATGAaacactgatgtgtaaatattttaccCCAAGACGGACTAAACACAAGACATTCCATTGTTCCTGTCTGGTTCAGGAACAACTTCCTGTATgattatttacaatataatcATGATTTTGCGTTTATAAAACAAACGAACATTCTCATTAGCTTCTCATGACGTTAAGTGTGATGTTAGGTAGCTTCCAGAATTTAGCCATATAAAGCCTCCTGTAGAGACGATGACAACGTCTGAAACAATGCGCTGTTTAGGGCTGGGTGATGTGGCAATGTAATCATGACAAATTGTCACAATGTCACAGCTTTCTGAGAGGTTGAGGATATggtgagatttttattttttatatttttttttattttgaataaatttgaTGACAAACTGAATAAAAGCAGCTGATGTTTCAATTTGGTATTTAATCTTCAAAATTTGTTCCAGTTGTaacattttctaacatttttttttataaataaaaatgatatatattttttaacaatatatcaaataaaatacatttttgtagacattaaataaataattaaacactttttaaaaatgaaacactacTGAATTGCTGGCCGTTTGTTAACAAACCTGAATATCATGTATCGTggaaatgcctttgagaatcacaatacaatatttttgtcacGTCACCTCATCCCTAATCAGAATTATGTTTATAATATGTGAAATAGAGGTGTAAAGTAATGTCACTATCCTTATCTGTATTATGATTTAAACATGacgtgggcgtggcctaaacagGAAACTGGGAagcactggggggaaaaaaaacagaaatgcagaaatgtcCGCATGaagtgtgaattctggctctgaaagTTCCTCAACCTCATAACTGGACTGTTTTTAAATCCTtctcacacagttattatttttatttgtacctgCCTGAAGTATTTTCCAGCAAATTTATTTTGTTCTAGTTTCCAAACCGTAAACAAATTAGTAGCggaatttaaaccactgcaccCCTGACCAGgcggttactaaggatgaaggaatggtacagtacagtacatcatccatctgtttgtttatttattttttcatttgccGGTTGAAGAACTGTGTAGATTTAATCAATAGTATCACGCAGTTCTGCTACAAAGAGCACATGCAGAAGAACTTCTCGAATTTCCAGAAACCGGAAGTCCAGGATTTTTGCCGACTCCCGATTTGCATGCAGACGAAATGTAACCCTTGCAGAAGTGGCACTCGTAAATGTTACGCTTTCCGAGCTAGGAAGAAATTTAGCGCTTTCATATTGTAAGTTAAAGAACCAAGACAGCAGCAAACCCCTGATTACTGCACGGCTCTGAGCCTTTGTCACAAATGCGTAGTTAAACTTTAACTTTCTGCTTTCAACATTGAACGTTTTTAGTAGTTTTGATAGTAAACAGTTCATAAACGTTAATCTGTTTCACTCTGCATGACTACGTTTTCCGGTTTGTCTTCTGTGTCGGATAACGACGGCTGTAGGTTTTAATCATCACGTCTAAAGAACTGTTTCGATTTTTTGCCAAAGACACGGAAAAATCTCAGAATTTTCCACCAACTGctcttcatgttaatgaacgtgATCCTCGTTTGTCCAGTGAGCTTCGTATCTgacctctcactctctctcacacccacatgaagaataaaaaaaactcccGCTTTCATGAATTTTTGTTGCGTCCTGCAGGATTCCAGTCCCGATACACGCCTCatgtctcaaccagatgccctgtaaacctttctggcaaactttaccaaaaaaaaaaaaaccaaaacaacctGTGAATGTATCTATATAGAACACGttatctttttgtgtgtgtgtgtgtgtgtttgtgtttggtttcATCCCTAATAtaaccaaaatataaaaaaaaaaaatcaaccctgACATCTGAAATACGGTTCTTTATTCACATTCAACCAACTAAAACAACCAGATTAATTTGATCAGCTTCAGCTTTGATTAATCCGTTTACGTTCTCCTCCGTTTTCTAGGAGCTCGTTATTTTTCTACATCTCCGGGATTTCACTGGGAATCGTCTCCATTTTCGTGTTCCTGCTTCTGGTCCTGAAAAACTTCATACCAACGGTGAGTAATGTGTCGAAGTAgagctaatatatatatatattttaagttattttacGTAGCCACTCGCAGGTCTCATGAACTTGGATCTCATTAggattgttttaatttttcctcCGTGAAAGCGAGGACTTTTCCTGCTGCTGTTCGGTGCCGGATCCGGTCTCTCGTACCTGGGCATCCAGAAGCTGATCAACGAGCGGGATGAGATCATGAGGCTGTACTGGAGAGAGCTGCTCGGTAAAAAAAGTGAAACCTTCTCCTAGCGTTGACTCATTTTATCCGTCCTACTTATCAACTGCtggaattttcttttaaaaaacagtttcacATTTACTCCGCCATTTTGTTTTGCGGTAACACTTTGCacatcatttcctttctttatttttttttttcttcttacatAGGAGTGAACATTATAGCTGAAACTGTGTCCTAaaacagcgctgctgaattctggactctgattggtcagaaagtgttgattataaataataatcagcttcagAGGAGTAACATGAACTCCgcgtcatcacaccaccctgcccgttgttgattattttactgtaactgcacaacgctgtgttttttcccccacatttcTGGAATCTGTCAGTGTTAAACTCATGGTTTTGTATTTGGCTCTTGGTGTTacgttgcctttttttttttttttttttttttttttaaccccccAGATATTTCTCTCAATACAGAAGTTCAGGTTTCATCATCACTTGGATTTCCTCCACAGGAAGCTTTTGCGTAAGGTGTCAGTTGACATTACACAGCAACAGACTACAAAACGTTTGACATTTAAGCTTCCACTAAACCAATATCCTGGTTTAGTTTTTGTGTtaaagtgaaaacaaaacagGTCTTTCAGAGCATTTTGTACCTCTCTCATTAATGTTATGGGTACAAATATGACAGAatatctgggggaaaaaaaaacgcaaataaataaataaaagtttgggaaatattctcattttaattgtaTAGTTCATGACTAAAAGGAAAACTTTCCAAAATTTTCAATCATGatcgtccaattaaatgctctctggAACAacgtatatacaaatataacgATAATTATTTCAATGTAAATCTCCCACTCACgatgacattttctttttcatctcgtcttggggagttttttttttttttttttctcaccaaaGTCACCCCTGGATCTAATTCTACAATCGCTTTCCTGTGACGCTGCTCTCGGTTTTGTTAAACAtgctacagaaataaaatacagctgaattcatgtaaataaataaatcaataaaggaTCAGCAGTGAAGAACACCAAATGATTTACTTTTATAAACATCTCGAGGTAGGGCTGGGCGATCCGACGATGTCatatcgatatcgtgataaattatataactgtacatttttttctgaggtaTCGTGATATCTTTTTGTAACTCTAttgcatctttttaaaaaaataaaaaataaaataacaatggCAAATTGTAAAACATCGATTCCTTCCCCCTCAATGTTTTCAGTGTTAGTTTATTTTTGTGGagattaaataaaagtctcatcaaacactttttaaatgcaTCACTACTGTAAGCACACCCGTGTATCGTAGAAAATATCGCGATTTGATATTTCAGTCACATCACCCCACCCCTAACTCGAGGATACTGATTGGTGAAACAAATGACAGAAATATTAATTTGAGCGTTATAAAGCACACAAATATAACTTGCTTTATAGCTTGTTAGTCAAATAAGCCCCTCCCCTCAAGTTCACTGTGGCATCATGACATAATTTAAAGGCTTTACGCTGTATGATGGTTGGCCCGATTTTGCGAATCGCACATCTTCGGTCGTGATGTTGAGATCAGTAGTCAGTGGAACGTATAATTTAGATTAAAATCTCAGTTGCTACGACACTCGTCTAAAACTCACCAACAGCAGGATTCCACAAAACTCACAAATACGTAACATATACAGagtgtacacacaaacacggtAGTGGCGATGGAGACGCGTAAACAAAACATGAGATTTAAAAGAAGCTAATTAACACGCAGACGCTCTGTGCATCGAGTTTATTACTCTTCCGAGGCTTTTAAAGTGAGATACGCTGAGAAaggaccttttttttaattaccaaggcacagaaatgaaataaaaaaaaaaaatctataaacagTTTCTCTGATGATGCTCTTGGAGGTTATTTACATGTAACATGGTGTTTCGTttctatatacagtgtgtattgtGCACTAGAGTGAAGGCTTGGAGATGAAAtctttgttttattgtgtgtgtgtgtgtgtgtgtgtgtgtgtgtgtgtgtgtgtgtgtgtgggcattaTATCTGCCCCTCTTTCCCACAGGTTACCTGCTCGTGTCAGGGTTTGTGAGTTTGGCAGTGTGTTACCGTCTCGGCCCCGTCACTAACAGACGCACGCTGAACGTGATGACGTGGGCGCTGCAGGTCGCAGGCGTGCTGGTGGCGTGTCACGGCGTCACGTACACTCACGTGTCCTGGATACTGCTGGCTGTGCTGCTGGGATTTAAGATCCTGCCTCTGCTGTTCGCCCTCATCCTGGCGGTCTGGAGGTGCTCGCTGTTTCACTACTTtatcacatacatatatatatatatatatatatataaaacacatcatAGAACAGTAGCACAGGGGTTctgaatatttacacattaatgatgaatcagtgtgtgtgtgtgtgtgtgtgtgtgtgtgtgtgtgtgtgtgtgtaactgcagACGCGTTACACTAGGGGCGATATATCACGATTCTCGAAGGCATTTCTCCCTCCATAAGCGTTATGTATCACGGTATATATTTTTGCTcagaataataaatgataaatgaataataaatgtttttaaaaataaaatgttattaataaattagttatttaattaattaactaattaaacattgacagagtgaaaagaaaaatgaaaatgttacaGATTTCGAGGTTCAGCATTTTAACATCATAgcagctgcttcctgtcagtttgtaattatttacagTTGCATTTCCAGCATTTGGCAGAAAGACTTCCATTCATCTCATTTATGCAGcggagcagttgagggttaagggctttgctcaatGCTGAGAATGCTGCTCAATCCTcaccttccaatcagaagtccaacatcttaaccactgcgCTACCCCTTCTCACCacttctatttaaaaaatgtgtcatGAAATAATTTATCAAGGAATTGATATTATAATCAtccagataataataataataataataattataatattatatatcgTCCAGCTCTGCATCAGCCACCGTGTATAATGAGAGGACTGGGATTGTGCGGCGCACTGCAGCGTTTCAAAATCAGGAGATTATTAATtgagatataataataataataataataataataataatataaatgcagctcaaagtgctttacagaaatgtgaaATAGAAGGtggtcaaaaaaaaatcttttcatctctctctctcgctctctttttctcttgctgtctctatcattctttttgttctctttctgtctatctctctgtctttctgtccacctttctctctctctctctctctctctctctctctgtctcttgtctGGTCTCCCTCTCTTTATCTCACTCTCCTTGTCTCTTGCTGTCTCCctcattctctttctgtctgtctctctctgtcttcctgtgtccttctctctctctctctctctctctctctctctcctgttgctctccttgtctctctcactctttgctcactttctgtctatctctctgtcttcctgtctccctctctctcttttctgtcactttccttgtctcttgctgtctctttcactctctctcttttctctctttctctttctttctttctttatgaaAGTCTGCgcatgtatttttgtttaagattcaattcaattcaattcaattttatttgtatagcgcttttaacattgtacattgtcacaaagcagctttacagaaataaatggattcagaAAAATACACTTGAAGATACACTTCAAGTCTTTTGTTTAGGATAGAAAAGTAAAGAAACTCAGGAAATCGCTCACCACACACACGTCCTGGCTGATtgatttgtaatatttgtaatatttaatcaattaatttcCCCCCATATATTTTAATCCTCCATTTGTTTTTCTCCGTCTCTCCTCCCAGACAAACGTGCTGGCTGCTGTCGACGTTCCTGGGTCTGTTCCAGAGGAAGAGATCCTCTAAGAGCAGGCTGCTGACGGAGGAGGAGTATCGGGAGCAAGCGGAGAGACACACTAAAGCCTCTCTGGAGGAGTTGAGGAGGTACTGCACCAACCCCGGCTTTCCTGCATGGGACACGGTGCTGAGACTCCGCGCTCCACAGAGGTACGCCGTCTTTAaacaccacagcgctgtcggatcctgcgttctgattggtcagaaagtgttgattaattaaccACGGATCgtctctcatctctcatctctcatctctcatctctcgTCACACACAGGTTTGCCGAGTTCCTGCGTAGCGGAGCCCACATCACGCCGTCAGAGCTGCAGAGCCACGAGCAACACCACAGCTTCGGAGCCGAGTACGCCGAAAACACACTTCTGGACTCGACACACACCACGGCTACGTCAGAGGACTTCAGCGACAACgagaccaacacacacacacaccgatcttTGAACCCGAACCCCTTCACTACCCTTCCTTCCCTTCCTGCTCTTCCTgctcttccttctcttcctgCTCTTCCTgctcttccttctcttcctgCAATGCCCACTCCTCCTGCCTACACAGCCTCTATCTGCCCCTACCCCCCCCACGCCCTACCCCCCTGCACCCGAGCGCCCGCTCACAGACGACGACGAGCCCTTCTGACCcgcccgccgccgccgccgccaacTCTCACGCCATAatcatgtgtttaaaaaaaaaaaaaaaaaaaaaaggatgtgttTCTCTGCtcttattttaaatcattttaactgGAAGACTGtttgtatttgatattttaactctgtataaatgtaaataacgaCGCCACATACGACTCTCGAGGGCCTTTCATTACGATTCAGGGAAACACTGCCCTCTAGTGTCTGTGTTACATAATCACAACACACAGGAAGCTGGATTTGTTCTGAATTTTATCTCAATCTTATCCTAATGTGCCATCactatgtgtaatatatatttttttaaagttttaggagtttttttttttaaagttttgtgaGTAAGTCCATTTTACGATATTGTTTgattcttttccatttttagttttcttatttaataaagaacgATAACACTGTACAGTCTGATGTCATGTGAAGTGatgttaatgtaaatgagaTTAAAGATGCTGTGtgttgttcacacacacacacacacacctcatcttAAATATTTACGTTCTCGCTCTTTAGTTCTTAGTTGTCGTTTTTAGTCCTTTTCTCAAACACACAGCTTAATTAGCATAAACACACATGAGTTCtcaggtaaaaaataaaaatctgctcTGAATTAGctagctgaattctggattctgattggtcagaaggttgttgattagttttctctctctgtaaacAGCAGCATTGACAGAagctcaggtttatattatgcTCTTGCGctaatactttatcatttctatagtaacggctcactcacagggacttgaTGTTAAACTTAAAAACAGTAATCATTCACAAAtgtctgtggtataaaattaattaaaacttgGGGACATGCAGTTATGGGAAAATGACTACCATTacctagttagctaacattaaactCTAGCTAACTTATCAGTCCTTCGATTTACCTACCTGACTTTTCCAAACATCAACCTCTAGCTAACTTACCTGCGATTAactgtttcactgtttttgaTATTAATCTTAACCATCATCAGCTAGCTACATAACGTTAACTTCTAATTAACTTAGCTGTAAATAACTAGTTACCTAACCTTTAGCTAATCTTTAGCTAATAATGTCATTAACTGGCAACCTATCATTAACGTTAGATAGTTAATATTATTCTTTAGCTAGCTACCTATTAATATTTCGCAAACTTAGCTTTCATTTGCCAGCTATCTAACATTAACCTTTAGATAACTTAGCCATCATTAATTATCTAGCCAATATTAACCTCTAGCTAATGGATTACTAGCTAACAACAGCTAATATTAACCTTTAGCAAACAGCTGTTATTAACCAATGTAGCTGTCCTTAGCTAGCTACCTAACATTTACCTCTAGCTAAATTATCTTTCGTTAAATAGCTAGCCGTCATAATGTTAGTCTTTAGTGAATTTAGCTGTCATCAACTAGCAAACTATCATTGACCTATTGTTAACATAGATTTCATTAACGAGCTATCTGCCTAACATTAGCCTTTATCCAACTTAGgtgtcattagctagctatctaacaCTAAGCATTGTTGAACTTAGCCATCATCAACTAGCTAGTTACAAAACATTAAcctttagctagctaagttcTCATTAACTACCTAGCATTAATGTTTAGCTACCTTAGCTATCATTGTTTATCTAGCTAGTGAACTTAGCCAT includes these proteins:
- the nemp2 gene encoding LOW QUALITY PROTEIN: nuclear envelope integral membrane protein 2 (The sequence of the model RefSeq protein was modified relative to this genomic sequence to represent the inferred CDS: deleted 1 base in 1 codon) is translated as MKKVVSSIYAVGLIIIFISCAEGNRGYSYADCTYVKSDYASTYYGGRCFCYTSPAIRWKDYWSTFQVHVSSQEDVVIVYPMETRTCHDVENLLKLATCLMEHYWPSSVQKEKTADVPLIEEEVYFMVRSPRASAEYTLHVSKHRFNRMRFFLFVSGLTLFFFAGAICRSSLFFYISGISLGIVSIFVFLLLVLKNFIPTRGLFLLLFGAGSGLSYLGIQKLINERDEIMRLYWRELLGYLLVSGFVSLAVCYRLGPVTNRRTLNVMTWALQVAGVLVACHGVTYTHVSWILLAVLLGFKILPLLFALILAVWRQTCWLLSTFLGLFQRKRSSKSRLLTEEEYREQAERHTKASLEELRRYCTNPGFPAWDTVLRLRAPQRFAEFLRSGAHITPSELQSHEQHHSFGAEYAENTLLDSTHTTATSEDFSDNETNTHTHRSLNPNPFTTLPSLPALPALPSLPALPALPSLPAMPTPPAYTASICPYPPTPYPPAPERPLTDDDEPF